cttttatgtttttttttactaacaccttgaatttaccaactttttttttaaatttctcaatttttatttgaatgagTTAccaatttgtttttaattagatttctAACTACTTTTTAAGTTACCAATTTTGTTTGAGTTATGTACCCACCTTTCTTTGGTTTTGTACTTTACAACTTTtgttatttatctttttatagACGACGTAATTTATCTACTCTTAAttgaatttattaatttttgtttattttttggcagaaatttttatttattgacttATCGGTTTTCTCACATTAGCTTATCAACTAGTTTTAGTTTATCAAGTCTCATTTGAGTTGTTCAcgattgttattattattttttaaattaccaaATCTTCTAATTCACTCGTTGCCACCAACCAGTGAAATTTACTCACTGTTGCCATAAATAAGCAACCTTAATAAGTGGGATTATAAACTTTCTTTTGATTAACTTTCCAACGAGTTTTGCACTACCAATTCTTATTTGACTTAGTTAGCAACAATTATTtggcttttcctttttaaagtaCCATTCATTTTTAAATCTCTCATAAAAATACTCTTCCATCATTCTTGCCAACCCTTAAATTTATtgattattttataaaattatctTTATTTGAGTCACTTACCaactttttctaattaagttgCGTATTAGTTTTAAGTTACCAACTTTCATATGAGTTGTCCAatgtttatttgttcttttaaaattttaatttttttaaattgagctATCACTTTAATTAGTCTTGCTTGTTGACATTTTGTGTTTATCAATCTCAATAAAAggaattaccaacttttctctaATTAAGTTACCAAATAGTTTTGCGTTATCAACTCTTATTCGAGTTAGCTATCAATATTTATTTAGTTTTCTTAAATTGCCAACTTTTCTtatctttgacccaaaaaattcTCTCATCTTTTACCAACTTTACCATTTATATCAACACTTCAACTTCACCAGTTAGTATACACCAGCATTTTTACGTGGCATACTAATTTTTCTTCGATTAAACTACAAACTAATGTTTTGTATCTGACTTTGCTTATCAATGTTTAGGTGTTCACCTTTGAAACTTCGAACTCTTCAAGTATAGCTATCCTGTACCTGTTACACCCCCCGTCCCCACACCAatctcttttgtttccttttcttcccaGCCATTTTCTATGGTTAATTTACCAACTAGTTCTGAATTACGAATTCCTATCTGAATTAGAAccaaaatttatttggtttcttttttaatcactACTTTAATAATTTCTGacacaaaaatcaattctcTTATCTTTTGACTGATTTTTATTTACCGTGATATCCATGGCCTGCACGAACAAGGGCATGTATAGTTCTTGCAGACTGCTCTAAGAGCTCTTGGCGGGCGGCTGACGAACATGGACTTATTAATTCTTTATTGATTCATATCTAACGTCTATTTGTGGGGGAAATTGTTAATGTTAGAGCATCACCGGTCATACTAAGTCGCCACGATAAACTAGCATCTAACCCGCAATGATATGATGTCCAAAATGAAAGCATCTTGTAATACAAGTATTTAACAAGCTGTTTAACTGAAATCAAGAAGCAAATGAAGTAGCACTAATGGGAAGTTCTGCTTCAGGAAAAGCGCGATAATACGATAAGGCAATCCCTAACTAAACTTATTTTGTGTACCCAATTGAAAGATCATCGGTGAAATACCAACTATAATCCTCACTTTTGGCTTTAAGATCCCTTTGCATACCCCATATCTTAAAGTACCACTATTCAACATCCCACAAAACTCCATTGACTAACTGTTCACGACACCCGCAAAGCATCGAAGCCTACTCTCTTCCACCCCGCCTCGGATGTCACCCCAACacctttctctctattttcgaaaaaagtgtgaaaaaagtcataaatctattttattttttctaattcagtcctaaatttttttattgtgctaattatcctaaacattttgacatttttttaattgaatccaTCTGACCAATTTTGACTTAAAATCACTTATGTGGATGTTGTCCATTCAATGTAGCACGACCGACGTTaatgtaaaaaataattttaaaaagtttaatatttttgaattttttgaattttttaatatcttttctttttcttttttattctcttttttttttaattgtggtCGGTGAGAGTCGTGAAGTCCTTGCCAACAGCAAGCAACGCGACCTTTGCCCGGCCTTGCCCAAACCATCACAACGGCGAGCAAGGCcaccttgcccggatctaggtGAGGTTACCCGCGATGACCTCTCCTGCGATCGGCCGAGGGTTCGAGAACCGTCGTGCAGTGGTTAGGGAGGGCCCGGCGACACTCGATGGgtacaataaagaaaaatttaaagaaggaaaagagaggaaaatgacaaaaaatggaaaactaaaataaaaaatgggttaGTGAGGCCCCTACAACCCTCATTggccatgtcacgtaggatgaccaACATCCGTGTCAGTggtttctagtcaaaattgtctagataaactcaattgacaaaacatgaaaagatttaagactcaattaacaaaagtgcaataaatgtATGACTTTATGGACAATTTCCCTCtattttctctcattttatTTCACCACGTTACTCTCACTACAAATCGGCGGGGAGACATCGCGTGGAGGACGATATGCCTGAAGATTTGGTGGGTCGACCTCTGTGGCCACGGAATGCTCTTCAGAGGACATAACTCAGTAGGAGCGAGTCAGGCTGTTACAATAATTCCAAATTGACGCAAAACCCATATGTATTCTGCTTGAAAGCAATTCATTGTGAAATAAAGTAGCTCCTTCACTCCTAATTACCAAAAAACTTTAACTAAGGTTTAGCGACAGCGTTTACGATGTAATTTGAACCGTCTCCTAGGCGAATGGCTTATATTCACGAGATTCGTGTCGTGATGTTGCATGACGTGGGGATTGATGTATGAAGTGGGGAAAGAGAGTCGGAAGCCAGCTCGATAGCATGCTCCGGCCAAGAAAGTGGTCCTAATCTTCACATTCCTATGCATACACTCTCATTCTCTGCTCTTTATatttttggggaagatgaattgtgaaaaattgaaaaaaaaaaaccccaaaaaagaaaagcaataaaACAATTATaattcttttagaaaattcataaaaatttcaaaatgcgTTCAAATCGGCGTTGATTGTGTCAAGTAGACGGTCAATAGCCACATCggatttttgattaaaaattttccaatatgGCTATAgttaaaaatcatcaaaagatttaaatctaaacttatcaaattgaaaagCATTTTATAAAAGAGATAAAAGgtacaagaggaaaaaaaattaacgccAAAGCAATAAAAGCCAAAACTTTGCACATCTGGATAGAATTGTTTGGAAGTGAGCAAAAGATAATGGAATACTTGCTTTACCATTGGCACAAGGttaatataaatatacatataagaaagggtataaatataaatacaTACAACAAAGGAGAAAAGCCTAGAcctatatacaatatatctaacgCCCCCTTAAACTCAAGGTGGGTCAACGAACGAGTGTTTGGAAAGAAAAGCAGCAAATTATTGTGATGTAAGAGATTTGGTAAAGAAGTTGGCAAGTTGGGTTTCAAATgccacaaaagaaagagaaatgatgCGTACCTGAAGTTGATGACAAGTGATGGGACAATTGATGTTGACATGCTTGATACGCTCATGAAAGAACAAATTTGTAGCAATGTGAATAGCATTCGTGTTGTCACAATGAAGAGGAATGAGAGTGGAGGAGGCAACACCCATATCAACAAGAAGACAACGAAACCAAATAATCTCAATTGTAGTGTCGGCCATAGCTCATACTCAAACTCAATAGAGGAGCGACACACGACATGCTACTTCTTGGCATGACAAGAAATTAGAGAatcatctagaaaaaaaaaaatcctatgaTGGACTTGCAATTAGTAACATCCACCGCCTAGTTAGCATCAAAGTAAGCATGGAGAGCAAGTGAGGAAGTTGATGGAGAAAAATAGAGTATGTCAGAGTACTACGAAGATATTGCAGGATCCGAAGTACATATACATAATGAACTGTACAAGGAGCCTCTACAATCTAAATGACAAGATGAACAACATAGGCGATATTAGAACGAGTGGTCATGAGATAGAAAAGACTACCAATAAGAGCTCTTTATTGAGTGACATCAAACAGAGGCTCACCATCATTTGGACGAAGCTGTAAATGAAGTTCAACGGGAGTAGCTACGATTCGAGTATCATATAATTCAACACAAGCGAGAATGTCGTCAATATACTTCTACTGGAAGAGAAGAATACCACATCGATCGTAAGCAACCTCAATATTGAGAAAATAACGTAAAAAATCCAAATCCTTCATAGAAGACTGATGATGAAGATGTTGCTTAGTATAAGCAATATGAGTAGCATCATGCCTagtaataatcatatcatcaatATAGAGTAGCAAAATAATACAACCAGCTAAAGAAGTGTGAATAAACATAGCATGATCATTCTCATTTTGAACAAAACTAGCTGACCGAGCAACATTTGCAAAACATTCAAACCAAGCTAGATGAACCTTTTTGAGACCATGAAGAGCCCGACGAGGACGACAAACTTGACCATGAGAATGAGCAAGGCTCGGAGGTGGTTGCATATAGAATTCCTCCCGAAGGACCCcatgaagaaaaacattctACACATAAAGTTGAAAGAGAGGCCAATTACGAATAGAAACTACTACAAGAAGAGTGAGAATGGAAGCCATTTTGGTAACAAGAGCAAATATctcctcataatcaatcccaTACTCCCGGTCAAAATCTTGTGAGACGAGATGCACTTTATAACGCTCAATAATACCATCAAAGCGAGTCTTTATTTTATAGATCTAGTGACAAGATATCAAGGACTTCCTTGATGGAAGAGGTACAAGATCCCACATACTAGTGCGCTCAAGAATAGACAACTCCTCAAACATAGCGTCCCGCCACTTGGCATGATGTAGGGCTATATGATAATGTCATGGCTCCTGCAAAGTGTGGATAGCAACCATAAAGGAACCAAACTCATCAGAATAACTCATAGCCGCCACATACCTAGCCAGAGGACGTTGGTCCCATAAAGGATTTCGCTAAGGGGATGGTGGATGAGAATCATCAAGAGACGTTGGAGTGCCAGGTGAAGTAGATGAAGGAGGAGGCACAATAGGAAAAGGTAGTGACACTAGGTTAGACGGAGAAGACACCAGAGGAGGAACAAGAGatgaatcaagaggaaaattcacaaaaacatATAGAGATGACTGTGAAGAAGTAGAAGAGGTGTAAAAGAATGGTAGGTACTCAAAGAACTAAATACTACAAGAGAAATGAATATGCTAGTGAAGAAGAATCATAACACCAATAACCTTTATGTTATGTGCTGTAGCCCAAGAAAGTGCATCGAATGTGAGGCCCCTCGCGATGTCTTGGGCCACCGTGGTACTAGCGGGTCTCACATTATTATATTATAGATTATAAATCGGGGGTGCCTACGAAAAACACAATGGAGTTATTAAGGAAGGGCACTCTACAAGAGTCCGAGGACAGCTACACATATAGTTAGGGTCGGTCTTAATGGGGTTTATTTTGCACACCTGCCATATAGTTACACATTCACACATAGCAATTTatagattatatatatatatgttattaTGTTTACATCCAAGTTACTCACAAATATCTAGGACATTAACAAAAGGGTCACTACCACCAACACTAGGTACCTCCACCACTACTACCCCATCCATCACCACATTACTTTGTGACCCAACCAAAAAGTACTTGCCGCAACACTACACCAAAAGCCTACCGTACAACTAGTTGTTCCCTAACTTCTAGCCTTTAAACCACTACACTCCTTGGTCGTCATCACTATTGTCATCGGATGGGATGAATGGCAATAGCCCAACGTTACATGTCCGTTATCGCCCCCAAATTGAATGGAATCCCTAACCGCCTCCAAATCCCCCCAATTTTTTTATACCCAATCTAGCCAACAAAAAGTTGGGCCCACGGGGAAAAGCTTCTGTTGGCATCGGGTTGTTCCGATGAGTTTAACCATATCGTTTTTGGGTCATCCAGCTTGCCAAAACTCAAGTATCCAATGGCTACTTTTTATTGCTTGTTCCTTGTGTGCATGCGATGgtttgaggaagatgaagtgtgCATAATTCGAGTCATTGGGTTGGGTTTGTCCAACCCGACCGACCCTAATACCCAATTCTTAGTCAAATTGACCctttaaacaaatgaaattcatcaaattgaGGCCAAAATCGATTTTCTCATCATGACTTACATCTAAAAATGACAAGTTTGAAGGGGAAAATTGATTTAATGTGATGCAAATCCTCAAATTTCTAGTTTGACATGAATACCCAAATTGTGCAATTGAGGCCCAAAATGACCAAATCAGATAAAATCAACCCCACCAATGGATACGTAATGCTTAAAAACCTAGGAGTTATGGTTTAGATTTGAAGGAAACTTTCTAAAAGTTGACTAATTACACTTAGGCTCCTTTTGTTTCACGTGGAAAATATaatgttttcgaaaaatatttttgaggaagtcattttctaggaaaataacATTATTTTTTGATGTTTGGCTAAACCTTGAAAagacttggaaaatattttccgtcatttagtataaaaattcgaatttgattttcctccataaactcattctaataatttttttttatttttttgttttcattttttgattttttttaaatttagatatttattattatttatctttatcttttatctttttattttttctttttgatttctaTCGATCGTCGACAATGGTGACTGTTGGGGACCGATTGTAGACTAGCTCAAGGCTCGGCCGGTCTCGACTATCCGGACTTGCCCAAGGTCGGCGAGCCCCGAGCCCCGCCCATACTCTATCTATATATCCCTATCTCCCCTCTTGAAATTGTCGTTttactattctttttttcttttccataggACAGGAGCATATGTAAATACATCGTGAAAACCATAGAGCATGGCCAACTGGATAATATCTTGCTCCAATTATCGACAACCTTGTAGTTTCAAGCGAAAATCACATGCCAATACACTCAATTTTAACATCAACATGCCTCTTAATTTGCCTTTTCACCCGTGACAACTACATGAACGCAAAGAATCAAAGTAAAAAACTATAGTATTAGAAAGTTTGTGGGATTCAAATTAAGGTTTTTCATGTACTTCAAGACATTAGCAAATCTCTCAAGAATGAACTAAAAGAGGACTGTATATTCAATTCCTTAAGAATGGACAAGCAAGATAAACCGATGCTAAAGCAGGGGAAGACGGTTCGTTTCGCTCCTCAAGATTAAAAGTAGCAAGAAATAACAACACAAATAGCTTAGGGAGAGACAGAGGAATTGGGCTTGGAAATGAGAATGCAGAGATAGAGACCCTACGAAAACTCACATCTAAAACAAATTAAGAATAAGTATGGCAAAAAAGTGTGGGTAGTAGCAGGGATTGAGAGGCTCTCATCCAATCAAAATGAAGAGCTTTGAATGGAAGGAAAATACCTGCAGAAACGTCACATCTCCAAGTCAAATTCATGCAAATGAGCTGTGAAGGTACTCACCCGTACCCATCAAAAGCAAGCAAGAACAGACCTATCCAAATTCCTAATCCAGAGTGTATCATGttaagagaaattgaaaatttagcaACACTGGAGTAAAAACCAACCAAAACATTCAACAAGAGAGTAAAATTTCACAACATATTGTCTGCCATTTACGGACTAAAAGATCGACCAAATGACTGAACATTGGTCGGGAGCTATATAACTATCTTTCCATGTACATTCAAACCAAGTAACTAAAAACTGCCTACAAACAGACTCCATTAATCAAAATATTAGCAATAGAGGCAACACATTCACCCACATTCTGGACTCAATATTAGCATATATAGATTCTTGAAGCAACGTTAATAAGAGAAAGAATTACAAATAtgaaaacgaaagagagaatTGGTCCAATAGTATCCATACTACAATCATTCTCAAAGTACttacaataaaaaagaaaagaaaagaaagaacacatGTTCTAAATGAAGCactaaaaagaaacaaaagaaaaaactactGGCTTATTCTAATCCTTTGATAACTAATCCACACATTGCATGCGCAACCTATCCCTTTTTGATGCCCATATtctattttcctccttttcctctctttgagTAAGTTggactcttggattttctcttTGAGATTCCATTtggcgggaaaagtacactagaagtgccataacttttgtacggcattcacttgagtgccataactttcaaaacgtttacttaagtgccataactttcaaaattgttcacttgagtgccatgctgacgtggatgccggaaagctgacgtggtacgccggaaagctgacgtggcacaccggaaaagttactgtagcactcaagtgaacgattttactctgATGTAGCACTTAAGTAAGCGACTTTTGAAAGtaatggcacttaaatgaatgttttgaaagttgtggcactcaagtgaacaccgtacacaagttatgacacttctaatgtacttttcccccattTGGCTATTCATCTCTTCCATGATAGGGTCATTAGGATCAAATCCCATGATAAAATTGTGAATGATACAACATGCCAGGACAACATCAACTTGTGTTTCGAAAGaccaaaaaggtttagaatccAATGCTAAAAAATGCTTCTTTGACACCCTAAACGCTCTTTCAACAGTCATTCTTAGAGATGAATGACGTAGATTGAATaattctttctcatttttaggTGGGCGATCACCGAACTCCTTCAAATGGTATTTAGCACCGTGATAGGGAGAGATGAACCTACTTTGGATTCCATAGCCAACATCGGCAAGATAATACTTTCCTACAAGATATAAATAACCTTATCAAGAACATACTAAGCTCAATTCAACCATCATGTTGAACTCCATTTTCTTACCTCTAGGAACTTTCAATCCATTCGGCTTTGAAAGTGCATCAGCTAAAACACATGAATCATGTGCGGTTCCCTCCCAGCCATCTAATATATAAGAAAATCTCAAGTCAAATGTAACAGCAGCTAATACATTATGTATTGTTCCTTCCTTTCGACCACAAAATCTTCCTTGAATTTCCAGAGGAATTGATGCACGTACTTGAGTTCCATCTATTGCTCCGACACAATCCTAAGATAATCAATGTAGTTATCAACCAAATActgatgaaaattttcaagcAAAATACATAGATTTTCATTCCAAATTTCATACCTTAAAATATGGATAAAACCTTCTACTGTTACTTATCTCTAGAGGAGTCGAATAACTTGGTTCTTTCACAACATATGTGTACAATTTCAAGATTGCCTACAAGACGGTTTTGAAATATCTGTGCACAATCTCTTCAACCTATGGAATCTCCCCTCAATGACTCTAAACCTCACATTATGTCCAATGATATGGCAAAAAACTAGAAGTTGATCCTTGATAGAAACATATACTGTAGACCGCAACAAGTTTCTCGCACTAAGTGTTTTGTAGAGTTCTAAAAAGTAATCGGTCatccattatatatatatatatatatatatatatatatttccctATCATGTTCTCGATTCACACGAGACTCTCTCGGTATCTAGTTCTCaaaattatcatcattatcCATAACTACTATGATAACAGTCAGAATCGCTCTAGTGGCCGCCGCTATCGCCACTTGGATTTTATAATTATCCATCTACACAGTaaattgtaaattccatgttacTATTAGCTTCTAACAACATCAATAGAAATGTGATTGCCAAGTCACAATTATACTTCAAACTGAGAAAATTGTTTCGCAAACTTTTCTAGAGCGGcacattaagaacaagtatgaACAACATTCATAGAGATAAGAAACACTTCTACAATTTCTTAATTAAAAGATTCGGCAAACAATAACAACCACTGGCAGTGAATAACCAATCAATCTTACATATTTCGTCACTCCCAAAAGGCTTAAGTAACCTAAAAacttatccaaaaaattagcaCAGTCTGAGACCCAACACCTGCGTCTTATATACAAAGTGAAAAGACTGCCGATCGAATTATGGTAACAATAGAGAACCCAACTATCAAATTCTCTCCACAAGCAGTGAAAAGCAGCCACACAAAACCAAACAAGAAATGAAGCATTGAGATACAAATACGAATAAAAGCCAGAGAAGTGGGAGATGACATTTTAGACAGAGAATGAGCTCCCTTTTACCTTGTCTCTACCTATTTGCTAATTTAGAGAAGTCTAATTTTAATGTCTATTATCTTGGCCACAGTGCGAAAATTGTAAGTATCACGTCTCACAACTTTCCTCCATTTTGTCGTAATTTACTTTTATGAACGTAAACGATTCAAAACCAAATCTCGAAACCTCATCAAAAAAGTCTAGAACACTATACTCTTGCCTAGTAAGGAATAAGCACAAACACTTGTGCTTCATAGATTTTTCGTGATTGAACAAAGAAGAGCAGCTCTTACTCCTACTCTGGATTGCATGAAATCACATTATTCATCGAACTTCATGAGAGATTTGAGGAAAGGATGCACTGAATTGATTCCACCTTAGCCCCAAGAACGACGACAGTCAATCCATACCATGATAATCCACAAACACAGCTAAAGATGAGGAAGTAGAAACCGACCTAGATTTGGAATTTGACTGAAAGTGAGAACGATGAACACCCTCTCTACTCTGCTATCTAGAATAAAAGCGCGAGGTAgccatggaggaggaggagctttgATAGGGACAAATGAAGAAGGTTGTAGCGGACGAAGAAGCCATGGATGGGGAAACGAAGCTCTGGAGACGAGAAGAGAGGAAGAAGCGCAATGCGAGA
The sequence above is drawn from the Rhodamnia argentea isolate NSW1041297 chromosome 9, ASM2092103v1, whole genome shotgun sequence genome and encodes:
- the LOC115755583 gene encoding putative nuclease HARBI1, producing the protein MARAVKGVRAGRVERLSVSEQNEEENGVNMKNKGGDDLQLSKKDERELNTNYMLSPKLRKDKLGDHSIQEQALTAAIILQCHRQNGKSAPVDHFAPEHEPERSQEAGFAQELQLAGQDCVGAIDGTQVRASIPLEIQGRFCGRKEGTIHNVLAAVTFDLRFSYILDGWEGTAHDSCVLADALSKPNGLKVPRGKYYLADVGYGIQSRFISPYHGAKYHLKEFGDRPPKNEKELFNLRHSSLRMTVERAFRVSKKHFLALDSKPFWSFETQVDVVLACCIIHNFIMGFDPNDPIMEEMNSQMESQRENPRVQLTQREEKEENRIWASKRDRLRMQCVD